The nucleotide window TAACCAAGAATTATACAACAACACTTGATATCCAACAGTATATCAACTCCCAAGGTTTATCCTTCGCTTTTCCTCAAGCAAAGCATCAGAAATAATCtgtgaaagaggtttgaaaaccgGAGAGactcttcttttctttaaaaCTACTGCCATTATTACCTCTACAGTGTTACAAGCCACATCAGATCAGTTTCAACTTCAGAGGAACTCCCATGTACGTAGTCTTAGCTTAGCAACCTGACCATCCAGCCCACATCTTACTTGATACCGCCTAACATACCCCTCTATTGACCTCATTTTTACAATAAATGTATAGGCTTTATCTTGGGAATATTGATCACTAAACACATGGACTCTTGCCCCAACAAGTATTTGAACACACATGTAGTATTTTCTGATCCTTTTCCTCTCTCTTCTATTTTCTatgaatttcatttttttttctattttttttatttttttttctttttcagctCTGCAAAGTGTAGGTGAATAATGGGGTTATAGAAAATTTTCCTATCCCTCGCTTCCAACAATTTCAACCCCTCTACATCTAACGGAATCATGTCAATCTTTCCTTTACTTTTCTTACTTTATAGATGCcgaagagaggagagaggagaaCCAGAAACACACAGAATTTTACCTTCCATACTTGCATGAGCAAATCTGATccaatgtataccaagccccaaaacAAGTGATTGATGTAGATTAAGATTGGAAGTTAGATTTGGCTCCTTCAGACATTCTCAGCAAGCGTGTATGTTACTGGCAGGTTGATCAATTTTGGTGTTTCCAATTCAATACACCCTACAATCAGTAAATCAGGGAATGGTGCTTGAGAGTAGTTAGGGAGTTAGGAAAATTGAAAAAGTTCATCATCCctttttttactataaaattagCCAGCTAACactcaaaacaaaacataatgtCAGTACCCACATCCCCCCTCGACTTAAACAAAATTGTCTCCAATGTTATACAGTCTCAGATTGAGTTTGAGATTGGTGaaggaaataaataaaagctGAAAATTTATCAAGGAAAGTCGAGTCTTACCAATTGTCTGATAGTAGTGTCGATCAACACAGTGATGTGGTGATGTAGTGTCGACTGACACCGGGCGATTTGTCGTTCGGTGCTCTTTCAGAACTAGTCTTCCTCAAAActttttgtttttccatttttttaatatttttagtaaataaaaaagttaaaatgtctaataataGGTTGCCTCTCACTCAAAGATTTTTATAGtctttattttgaagttttgaattttttgggttAGTTTCAAGGTAAATGAGAACTTGTTGAAAAACAAGTCTCAACATCTTCATCACTCATCTCGAACCAGATGCCCACAAAGCTGTTATGGTTTTTCCTCCTTTGGTTCTTTGTTCTTCTTGCTTCTTGATAGTAGCACTAATCTGATCCACTCGCAGCTCTAGACTCTCATATCAGTTGCTACCCTAACTAATCATGTTGTTgattattttacattatttgTCTTTTAGTGAAAAGGTAATTTggacacattattttaaaaaaattcccaCAAATACAATGTGTCTTATAATGTACCTCAAAGACAAAATATGATTTTTGGTGCATTTTTTTTCACAAGACAATATGTTCATTTTTTTCTAAGaactaattatataatttatcgtcaaacaaattttaaattatcgAAGGTAAACTAAGAATCTATGGTTTTTTGACAcgttattttcaaaaaaaaaattcagatgttaatttcatgtttttttaaaaactttaaatttcaTTAAAGTCTGTAGATTTAAGATTTTGTTGACCTTAACTTTTGTTAAATTAAATACCGTTTTAAGTTTTGTTGATTTTGAATACCATGACAAACCAGACTTTTCAAACATGAAATCTTAGAAGTTGTTGACTTATAAGATTTAAATGACTCCATTTGATTCTATCAGTTTTCTTTTTAGTTAATAAATTATTCTTACAAGGGAATATACATGTATTATGctcaaaaaaatcttaaattataattttgtatgGTATCAGAAGTTTTTAAGTTTTACTAAGATTTTAttgattttgaaaaattcatcTATATAAACAACGATCATTCTTAGATTATTAGctatacaaaaaataaactcaaaagtAAAACCTTTTACCATAAGATGAAGTCTTCAAAATTGCATTTTGTTGTTCTTCTCATCATCATTTCTTTCATTCTTAATATTCAATCTGCTAGTAAGTATTCTTATGTTTATATACAACaaaatgttttgttttcctcatatatgtatatatatctgtGTGTATATACCAAAAATCTGTTTATAGttatcattattttataatataattactaAGATATTATGGCAATCATATTAACCAGGAATTTTCGATGATTCATCAAGCGATTGTGAATTCAAAGGACCTTGTCAAAAGAAGACAGATTGTTACGAGAGATGTGGAGTAGGAAAACCACCCTTCAAAATTGCTTTGTGTGAACCTTATGGAAATTCACGTGTATGTTGTTGTATCTAATTATTAATAGCCTCATTTGATAGAAGTTATGTCTTTTAGTTTTATctgaaagaaaatatatatagcaatATGATATGCTTACACATAACTACATTTTTACTTACACTTTGGATGTATTTCAACATATATCAAATTACATATCTTCAATATATGGAGGGTTATAGATAAATCAAATTATGGATGATTCATCAAGCAATTGATAATTAACTATCAAAAATAATAGATAATcacattttaataatttattttattggcTGGTGGggtgatttagaaattttttttatcagattTAGTATAAAATATTAAGCATTTATTATAAAATGCTTAAATTTTGACTagtcaaatttatttatttatttaaatttgtgttctAACAACAATAACACATCAGCTTACAACACATTTTGCTAATGATTTAATTTAAATCTATAAGAATAGGATTAAATGTAAATTGAAGGCTCGATAAATAGGCGTCTGAGTTTGGCAGACCGATTTTTCCTTCTATCAACAGTGATCCTTGGGATTATAGGTTTTTGGACTTTGGCCAACTCTTTATGTTTCTCCTTTCGTTGGTGAAATTTTAATGGTGCGAATGGTGAAAAAGTATAATTGGAATATTGATCTTATCCTCACAATGAAGTTGATTTATGTATTAGATCAATTATGAGTTCTACGGAAACACATGGTATAAAAAGTTGATATGAATGCTACTTTTAGAGGCGGTTCCATCTGCGTGGCGTGTGATCGAAGAGGTATCGTACTATTGGAAATTTTTggtccttaaaaaaaaaatttgtacttACTCGTGGATGTTTCACTTACTTCTGAAGTTGCGTAGAAAAGCTATTCATTTTAACCTTTAATGGAAGTTGGAAATGGCTCTCAATTTTTTTGGTGGAATCCTTGGACGCTATTGTTCTCTGTAATAgatttcataggtttttcgagtgCTGCCTCTATGGGGATTTCATTGCCCTCTCTTGTAAATGAGATCTCGTCTGGCGTAGGTGGAACTAGCATGGAGTTAGATGATATGCTCAAATTAACTTTTAAgctactctctcaaataagaggttcattGTAGTATTTTAGGATTGTATCCAGAGAGACTCGATATTTCACACAATAGACTTTAGCATCAGACTATTCTAGGTCAAATTATATAAATCAGTAAAAATAACAGAACTGGGTGAATAACGTAGTTGTTCGAttgattgatgagttgtttgaTGGAAGTATGGttgctagacttagggtttcaaTCAGGTTATCATGACTCTATCGTTAGATGCTAAGGGTTGATCGTAGAACTCAAATTCATTTAAGCCGGTAAATCAGCTCTCGCATGTGCTTACTAATCAGATGCTTGGAACCATGTGATTCCAGCTCTTGCATGCGAACTTATGAAtgagcgtcgatcgatactaTAGAGTGAGTTTTGATTGACACTTGTTCCAAACAAGCGTTAAGAACCAATTCGATTTGTTCACCAAGTTATTTAAACCAGCTTTCGCGTGCGCATAGAAACCTAGCTCAGCAAGATTCAATTCAGGTAATAGACTAGCTCTCGCGTGCGCCTAACTATCCTATGATCATGTATCtagttaattaattttgaaacaaGCAGTAAGAACAATCATATTGAAGAATCTATTTAAACACCCTAGCGTATCTATATTTCAGAAGAACATCAAAACCATAAAAAACCTAGATCTTGCATgtggatctactcagacatgatAGTTGTCATAGAAAATCATAAActgaatagatataaaatagataaaaccaaataagaaacaaaaggGGTACCAAGACGACTCTGAATGAGTTCATTTCTTCTCTCCTAACCTAGAACAATGAATAAAAGAAAGTGTAGCCGTCAAAAATGGCttagaaaacacataaataagATTCTGAGTCGTCCAGGGGTATTCTAGTAACTTGTGGTAACTTCTGGGCATAAATCGGCCATGAAATAGGCTCAGCCCGTCTTGTAGGATCACCGTCAAGAGACAGCAAGGCTGTGTCGTCGATCGACATTCTTTCATCTCCTCGGCAGCTTCATCTCGCGAGGCAGAcagaccactcttcagtaaaacggtcATAACTTATGCTATAGGATGTTGATTGACCTCAAACCAGTggaattggaaagctaactcaaagacCTATCTTTTTTAAAGATTATGGGCTCAATCTCACAGTGTTAGGTCTCCTCCCATAGCAAAACATCTGACGCGTCAGTGCAGTTTTGCACCTCAAAAggctccaaaatcaccaaagtTTTCCAAAACGTACCTGAACCTGAAACACTCTAAAACATACTCCAACCCCatataatatattctaaaacattgatataccatggctaaaaatgggtaaaatccatggtatatcattAGATTACATCGGCATTATCAACGGCTCGCATTCCTCTCTGAGCAATCTTTAACAGCAATTATGGATTATCTGGTCTTCTTATTTTGGCAAAATAATTGAGTGCTTTCTAATAAGCGACTGCTAAATATTTAATCGCCGCTAAGTGCACCCTCTCGCAGCGGCCTGTGTAAAGACCGTGAGAACTGTCACTTGTGAAATTCTTCTTCGTGACATCTCAACCTCTTCGTTTTGTCTCTAGCACccagcaaaaatataaaatacac belongs to Brassica rapa cultivar Chiifu-401-42 chromosome A07, CAAS_Brap_v3.01, whole genome shotgun sequence and includes:
- the LOC103828524 gene encoding putative defensin-like protein 270, producing the protein MKSSKLHFVVLLIIISFILNIQSARIFDDSSSDCEFKGPCQKKTDCYERCGVGKPPFKIALCEPYGNSRVCCCI